Genomic DNA from bacterium:
TTTTCCGCGATAGGGAACGGGAGCCATGAATGGAGCATCAGTCTCCAGCAGCAGCTTTTCCAGCGGCAGTTCTTTGATGAGGTCAGGTAATCGCGAATTCTTGTACGTTACGTTGCCCGTAAACGAGATGTTCCAGCCGAGATCCAGAATCTTCCTCGCATACTCGATGCCTTCCGAAAAGCAGTGAAAGACGCCGCGTTCGACGCCCGACGCTTTCACGATCTCATAGGTGCGCATACCGGCCGCGCGATGATGGACGATCGCCGGCAGATCCACGCGCTTGGCCAGATCGAGCATCCGCTCGAAGAGTTTCTCCTGAGCGGCAAGATTCGTCTCGCCGCGATAGACGTCCAGTCCGATTTCACCGACCGCCACCACCAGCGGATCGCCCACCGCCGCTTCGATCCACAGCAGGTCAGCCTCGGTTGCCTCGTCAACGTCGGACGGATGCACTCCGATGGCTGCGGACACGATTCCCGGAAAGCGTCCGGCGATTTTCAGGCATTCCTCGGCCGTCGCGCGATCGGTAGCCACGGTAATGATTTTAGTCACCCCAGCCTGCACCGCGCGTTCGATGACTTCGGGCAAGTCATTCGCGAAATCGGGAAAGTAGAGATGGCTGTGGGTATCAATCATCGGGCGGGATGACTCGTGTGCCGGGATCGAAGAAGGCGTGAATCGTCTGGGTCGGGAACGCGAACTCGATTCCCATCTCGCGGAACGCGCGCATGATCTTGAGCAGCAATTCCTGCCGGGCCGTCAGATGCTCGATCCAAGCGGTCGTGACCGTGAAGCAATACACTTGAATGTTGAGGCTGTAGGCCGCGAAATCCACGAACTTCACGAAGAAGAAATCGGAATGAATACGGTCGTCATCCAGAATAATCTGCTCGACTCGGCGGATGGCCGCCTCGATGGTTTCGGGAGAAGTGCTGTAGGTGACGCCGATGGTGAGGTTGATTCGCCGCTTGACCATCCGCGACCAGTTGGTGATCGCCGTGGTGGTCAGCTGCGCGTTGGGAATCGTGATCAGGCTGTTGGCAAACGTGCGGATGCGCGTCACGCGGACTCCGATGTCTTCGACGATGCCTTCCTGATCGCCAACCACGATCCAGTCTCCGCGCGTGAACGGGCGGTCCACGAAGATCACGATGCTGCCGAAGAAGTTGGCCAACGTATCACGGGCCGCCAAGCCCACCGCCAAACCGCCGATCCCCAGACCGGCAATAAGCGAACCCACCGAGTAGCCCAGCTCCTGCACGATCAGCAGGCAGCCGATGATGACGAGAAAGACCTGGATCGTCTTGCGAAGGAGCGGCACGAAATCGGCCAGCGGCGAATCGCTGGCTACCGCCTTCTCATGCGCGCGGCGGGTGACGCGGTCATTCAGACGAATCGTGAACCAGGTAGCGATCACGATGGTGATCGAGCGGAAGAAAGCGTCCACGAACCGCGCAATGTCCACCGGTTCGCGCGGCACCGGCAGAATCGCAATGGCCGCCCAGATTCCGCCCACCACGCACACCGCTCCCGCGGGAGCGGACAGCGCTTCGATCAGAATGTCGTCAATCTGCGTTCGGGTGGCGGTGGTTCGTCGAAGCAGCCAGCGAAACACGGCCAGGATTACGGCACGAGCGATAAAACCCGACAGGACGAACAACAGGGCAAGCAGAATCTGCCCGACGGTCAAACCCAACACCGTGCTCTTCAGCATGAGAAGCAGTTGTTCCATCTTCGATCTATCTCACCGATCTTACTCTGACAACAGGAGCCTCGAACTTCATATCTTCCCGATCCCCCGCTCGGCCAGCGCATCCAGAATTCGCTCCGTCCGCGCCCGCCACGTATAGTTCTCCGCCACTTTCTTTCGCGCAGCTTCGGGCATGGTGCGGTCGCCGAGTGTCGTCACGGCCTCGCGCAGGGCGGCGATCAGGCCGGTCTGAGAATCCGGCTCGAAGAGAATCCCCTCCTTGCCGTG
This window encodes:
- a CDS encoding mechanosensitive ion channel family protein, with protein sequence MEQLLLMLKSTVLGLTVGQILLALLFVLSGFIARAVILAVFRWLLRRTTATRTQIDDILIEALSAPAGAVCVVGGIWAAIAILPVPREPVDIARFVDAFFRSITIVIATWFTIRLNDRVTRRAHEKAVASDSPLADFVPLLRKTIQVFLVIIGCLLIVQELGYSVGSLIAGLGIGGLAVGLAARDTLANFFGSIVIFVDRPFTRGDWIVVGDQEGIVEDIGVRVTRIRTFANSLITIPNAQLTTTAITNWSRMVKRRINLTIGVTYSTSPETIEAAIRRVEQIILDDDRIHSDFFFVKFVDFAAYSLNIQVYCFTVTTAWIEHLTARQELLLKIMRAFREMGIEFAFPTQTIHAFFDPGTRVIPPDD
- a CDS encoding TatD family hydrolase, which gives rise to MIDTHSHLYFPDFANDLPEVIERAVQAGVTKIITVATDRATAEECLKIAGRFPGIVSAAIGVHPSDVDEATEADLLWIEAAVGDPLVVAVGEIGLDVYRGETNLAAQEKLFERMLDLAKRVDLPAIVHHRAAGMRTYEIVKASGVERGVFHCFSEGIEYARKILDLGWNISFTGNVTYKNSRLPDLIKELPLEKLLLETDAPFMAPVPYRGKRCEPVHVRETAIKLAEIYGLTLEDVNRFSSRASKCLFFQDEISISE